The Naumovozyma dairenensis CBS 421 chromosome 8, complete genome genomic sequence tatatatagtgTCTATAAATGTGAGCATCGATGGTTTATGACTGTATATACAGATATGATTATTAAGGTTTTGGGTAATTGCACATACAAATGATTAAGCGTCTTCGTCAGATTTCTTGGAACGGCCAAAAACTTTCTTTAACCAATCGAAGAACACATCACTATCTTCTTTCGAAACATATTCACcttctttgatattttcatgTGCAATTTCGTCGGTTAGCTTAGCATCTCTCAAGCATAATGAGAAGATAATAAGTGGCACACAGAAAACTAAAGCAACAATTGTTTCTaatctttgaatatatCTATACGATTCAACAACAGCGTCTCTAACAGGTGTACCCCAAGTATATTTTGTGATAAAAGTATAAGGAGATGAGTAAGCTTCAGTTGCAATTGTAACTGCTTCTGTAGCACCCACCACTTCTGTAACACGTTTCAATATATCTGGATATAATTTTTGTGTCCAAATGGCACCACTAACTGCAGCACCAATCGCAGAACCTAAACGATAACATGTATAATTAATAGCTGTAACAGTTGCCATATTTTCATGACTGGTAGCTGATTGTACTGATACATTAACTGGATATGTAAACAAAGTTGTCCCAATACCCCATACACATAGTGCACCAATAATACCTGAGTGTGATTGTTCACCACCTCTGAAATGATATAACAATCCCATACTAAGCATCCACAATGAGCAACCTACCATGATGAAGGGTTTTAATCTAGAACATCTAGTTAACAATAATGCGAAAAATGGAGAGGCAACAGTAGATACAAaggatgataatgaagaaattctAGTAGCAGATTTGACCGATTCATGGACTGCGACGATTAAGACTGTATATAGGTAGTCTGAGGCCATATAAAAGATAAAATCgatcaagaaagaaataccCATTGATGCCCAAACACCACGATCTTTAATTAAGGCATATGGAATTAAGGGATCTCTTGCGAAAAAATACTCCCAAGCAGCAAAGATTGGAACTAAGACGAAACCTAAGACAAATGGACCAATAATTCTACCATCATTCCATTTGGATTTAACACCACCAGCAAGGGTAAGTGGGACTAATATACAACCTAACCATGCAACCATTAACAAAACACCAATGATATCTAACCTCCAAAACAATTCCTTCAAAGTCAATAGTAGACCATGTTTTTCATAATAagatttttcctttttcaattctttccATTCTTCAGTTTTGGAAGCCTTCCATTGCATATGAATCATACATAACAGCATTGGTATGCAAGATAATGGGAAAATGAAAGCCCACATACCGACATCCCATGACCAATGAACTAAAGGATTAGCCGCCAAGGTGATGTTACCAGAGATCCAagtattgataataaatggCCACGTTGGAGCAAATTGATAGAATAATCTCCACTTTAATGATGAGAAATCTGACAATATCAGTAATAGAATTAATAACACACCAACATAACCAGCGTTATAGAAAATTGCACCTGCAGCATATCTTTGAACGTCATAAGCTTGTGATTGAATAATGGTACCTACGACGTAAAGAACAATAGCAATAACGAACAGAATAAACCTACCAAAGAAATCAGATAACCTCGAGTAAACAATTTGAGATGCAGCTGAGACAACAGCGTTAATAACGGTAACAGtagataataaagaatgTTCGGCATATGAGGATGTAGCATAACCTGTATAAATGTAACGGATGTTACCATCAAGACCATAACCATAACCACAAATGAAAGCAGATACCAACAATACGACATGATAGTACCACTTGTCGTAAACAGAAGCCATAACTTCAGTTTGTTTGATGACTAAACTCTTCTTTGGTGGAGGAGAACGAATAGtgatatcatcatcagtttcatttgtttcgatatctttttctttagaaGATACTACATGGACATTTTCGATCGGACCAATCTTACTAAGACGCATTGCCTGGTCACCACTTGATATTGAAGACATTATTAAAAAGCTcgtatttttttatcttaACGGTAGGGTGATCACtatttatctttaattCAACAGagtgaaataaaaataaattgagaagagatgagatgagatgagatgagatgagatgagatgagatgacCTTGGCAGCCTATTAACTTATATATGTCTTGCTGGCAAGGACAATTGTCCATCATCTTGAAAACTAATGCCGTTAAAGCTCTTGCTTCAACTACTACTTCTTCATTGTGGCTTTTCCTTAGCAAACTTTAATTCTGCCAAGAACAACGCTTCCAGCATTATCAAAAGGATATCAGTCGTACGGTTCTTCATGAGAAAGTCAGGTGCAATCTCAATTCTCAAACCGTTCTCAGTCCTAGATCTTGAAACTTTTTATGAAGAAACTCCGCAGCAGCATTTCCTcgaggaaaaaaaaaggaaatattattatataatataatatatgaaCGAGGAAAAGGAAAGTGCACCTGTTTGGGACTGATCACCCGTAGTTACGTACGTAGTATAGGGAGGTTGTTGATAAACTGCACCTCTATCTCTTGAACaccaataaaaaaacaagaacaatttcttcattagtTACTTTCATAATAGTATGTATGCTCCACAGATCTAGATTGAAGGGAGGTGTGGATAAACGATTTAGCCACACCTTACAAAATGTATCCCTCAATCCGGTATTTTACAAAGTTAAAGCCATTCTGTACGGGATTGCATTCGCGTGTATCTTAGTCCATCGATGATTGCCTGAAGAAGTGTCCATACTGTACCATCTTTATACATTCGtcttttgtaattgtatTTCTACTTGCAACGCCAAGGTAAAAGGACGGCGCAGCTGTCTGtttattggaaaaaaaaatataataattttccaTAGAGAAATTGATAAGTGTGTGATGAGCACTTTTTTAATCGGAAGAAAGCtacattttcaaattcatcgAACCAAATATTTCCATTTGATAAGCGTGTGTCTATATCCGAACTGTGCAAAATGATGATCtcaggaaaaaaatatgatgatttctttgaatggTGCAAAGCtaataattgtttcatCGATGACAGAATTTCATTCAAGTTCACTGATTCTGCAGGTATAACCGCTTATgctaattcatcaattccTATTCAACAAACACCATTGATATCTGTGCCAACAAATCTTTTATTAACATATCAAAATGCAACTGACTTTTTTAATTGGTCAATTGCAAAGGGAGGGAATTTACCAACAAATAATCCAAATGCTATAACACAATTGTATCTATCTCATTTAAAATTGAATCCAGAAGCAAAAAAATCTCAGTGGGATAAATACgtagaaatattatcattggATTTAAATCAACCGTATTTTTGGACTGTAGATCAATTACAACAGTTGAAAGGGACAGATCTTTATATCAAGATTCAACAAGATTTTGCTACAATTATTCAAGAATacattgaattattacaaatCTTAAAGGTAGATATACTTGACCAAGAAAAGTTACAAACTGCAACTATTTCACATTATATCAACTCTCACTTACCGACGCTATTAGATGGGAAATTACCCTGGAATCATTTCGTTTCATACCTTTGGAGTCATTGTATTTTCAAGTCAAGAGCATTCCctcaattattattgaataacGCTGGTAGTGACGTTGGCAATATAAATTTAGCATTTTTATTCCCAattgttgatttattaaaccATAAGAATGATGTCGTAGTGAAATGGGAGAGCTCAAACGATATCAATAACAAAAATGACAATAAAGTACTTACTTTCATTACGCAAGAAACATTACATGTCGGTgatcaaattttcaataattacGGTAATAAGTccaatgaagaattattattaggaTATGGATTCattcaagaaaacaataacaattaTGATTATTCTGAATTAACTTTAAAACTAAACGAAGAGACTATCAACGAATCATTGAAGTTTTGTGATTTGCAAAAACATGATAATATAGTTAAACGAGATTGTGTTTCCTTTGAATTGAATACAAAGGAACCAATCCctgataatttattgaagtTTTTCGGATTTTTAAGTAAATTACAAACAGAACAAGTGCTCACATTAAGAAGCATATTAGATGGGTCAGATGAGTTATACTCCATCTTATTATCCAAATTagatttctttaaaaatcATAAACTCCCAagttcaaatttgaaaccatATAGATTGACTAAGCAATATTTTAATTGCCAGaggaaaatatttcaaaactCTATAGACTATCTGCTAAAGATCCAAAAATCCATTTTAAaagagaataataataatcttacCTCGAATCTAGTCTCGTTTAAGAcgattttgaaaaatgatgaaattttcttgaattcattattacaatcATTTGGTATTACGAACTTTGATGATATCATACAGAAAGATTTTTTAAAGCAGtccttattattatggATAGTTAGAATGTCTAATATTGAATCATACCCTTcgaaagaacaaaaaaaactatCATCATGGGATTGGTTAGATATTCAAGAAACATTCCGAGAAGTAGCTAATTCTATTGTCatagaaaaagaagacgttatggaatttattgaattttataCCAATGCATTTCCTAAGTTAAGTAATGAAATTCCTGAAGTTTATGATAAAGGtgattggaaaataaaacaatttaTCATTGCAGATACAGTTATGGACATATTAGTTTGGACTAGAAAATTAACCAATGAgccatttttcattaagaaACAACAACCGTTATAATAAATCAGAGCGAACTATCTTTTAATTATAGACATAACTATGGTCTGTAACTTTACTTAATTAAAAactattgttatttttcttttcttttcagagtaaattttataattttatatgCTTTATATATCAAAACATTAAATCGATatgtatttatataatctagtttgatttaattcaatttaatTAAGCCTTACCTCTGCTAACCTTATCTAAGACATCTTCGTATGATACTTCAGAGAAATCTGTACCTTGAATATCCACAGCAATACCGTTCAAAGCTCTTCTTAAGGCATCTTTAGAGGAAGCGTAGACCATTTTTGATCTAATTGGAGCCACATCTGGAGACCAtgtgaagaaaataatcttAGACCTCTTACCTTCACTAGCGTTAATTTCGTATTCAAAATCATAGACGGCATATAAACAATCATTTTCTGGTAGCTTTTCTAAGAATGCATCATAAGATTGGTCAGTAGAGGTCTCCTTCACGACGATTTCAGtcttttcatcatttaaagCAAATAAGATgaatttgtattttttaCCTAATTTTAAGTCGTTGAAGGCACTTAAGGATTCATCTGCGACAGCAACACTGGTTTTCTCGTAAAGTTCAgtgtatttttttctcttcaaTTGCTTCTTGTATTCTCCAAGAGAAAGGAACAAGACACagaaaaaaagtaaaaaaCATGACAGTACAATTATTGTTAGTTCTCGAATGTTCAATGGTAAAATGAACAGAAATACCATGTTTTCCTGAATAGGGGAAAACATAGCATCTGTTCAAAAAATAGTTTCAATTGACATACCCAGATCTTGACATTTTGTAtggaaataatatatattaatggaggattgtttcaaattggTAACAACCtgtttaataaatttagtAATCCTCTTTTAGCTTCTTTTGAGAATCTTATTTCCCACCTTGTTACAATTGAAAGGACAACAATTTGTCAATTTCagtttgttgttgtaacttttaaattttccaaatttatcaaaCTAGAAGGGGGGCCCGGGTAACACCGTATTTGTTGAAGTGTCACAGGCGTTAATGATGActgtatttatttttgtgTCgcttttattttgtttatagTAACTATCACCTTCAAGGCTGACAAATAATCTAGTAAGGTTTCGaggatatatatatttacaagtTAATTTTAAGAGCTACATATCTATTCAGACAATTAACCCATTATGCTAATCGACCTCGTCTACTATTGTCTGcatcaatttttcttgagaTAACTGTTTGAAATCTTTCAAACgatacaaatacaaaaatGTATCTTTGTCaatcattttcttgaaagtGCACATAGAGTATCCATTTCTATCAACGTCTTCTGGATCATTAACAAACTGCGTATAGATTTTGCTATTATATTGTAGCAATTTCGCAACTTCTTTAGGAAATGGAAGCTTAGATAAGATAACCAATTTCCAATTCTCCATTCGGGTTACTTCAACGATTTTTAGtggtttattatttgcaaACTTATCCTCATATAAATAAGCTTCTGCATCTAACATTGCTTTCATAATTgcattaattttttctccttcaaaaatcatattttcCTCTTGTCTTTTATGTATATTGTTTGGTTCCAATTTCAAACCGAAATCCGGTAAGCTATCATTAATTAGAGTCATGAAGCCTGGATAAAACACCTGGatccatttattattttgcaaaattgtttggaaaataatagataCTGTTATAGCTCTTGGTGGAGCTGTAGGAGCAGAAGTACCCTCTAAAAATTTTGTCTTAAGATGTTTCATTTCAGAAACAATCATGCATTGGTAATTcagtaattttttcaaaaattcatcaaatctTTCCTTTGCTAAGACCACATCATCTAAATTTTGTGGTAGTTCCATTGCATTTATTTCTTCGTGCTTTCtccaaatatataaatcCCAACTCttccaattcaaattatcaattacTTGTCCAGAAGAGGAATAATTACgtatatcaataatatccTTTTTAAGTTGATCATTCAATCTCCAGGATTGAgtcaaaatattatataagaTAAAACTCTTGATAAATTCAACTCTAATGGCATTtgtatcaatttcattgGAAAGTAAAATGCAACGTAAAACATCCGCTGGACATGTTCGATCTTCACTTTTCGCTCTACTCCATAACGTTTTATGACTTATAGTTCTCTCTAACAATCTCTTTAATGACGTCAATTCGCCTTTAGGAGGTTTTATTTTGGCTTCACGACGATTGTGAATAGATTTGTTGAAACCTTTAATTAAACTTGTCCTCtcatttttgattttttctaGTTCTTTATGATTGCATGGAGGTGAATCAATAGAAGCCCCATAGGAATCAAGAAGGTCAAGCTGATGAAATAATTTCCTATGTTCAGGCACAAATCGTGGGAAAATACCTATAGAATCACATCCATCTGGTATATCACCAACGTTCTCTAATATAAGTATTGGTAAATGGTTACCATTTGACGGATTGATAAACGTCATCGGTTTCCCCTTTCCTTGCAGTTCATTGtatttttgattatttacACCAATGGCTCGacaattatttgaaaagatgGACTGAGGCCAGAGTGTTTTATTCAGAATAATATTCTGATCAGCAGTTGATACCAATTTTATAGTTTGCTTCATTGCAAATTCAGGCCATTGACTGTTATTTTTGTTTGCTAGTTCATAATTTGGTAAGATTGGATTAATGAACATAGGGACAATGGAAGCCCAATCTGCTATTTCCAGATGCTTCATTGATTGGGAAGCTTTGTCTGTTCTTACCAACTGTATCGCAGAGGAACCTTTAggaatatttatatctttaatgAGTATATCTTGTAATTGAGGGATCTCTATATTTGAGAGAGTTCGATAAGTCTCTATGGGTACCTTTGTTAGATTCTCATGATTTATACATTCTATTGTGGAATTAAGGGAACGTGTTCTTAAAAATGGGACATTATCTCTATAATTGAATCTTTTTGCTAATGCCTGCCTTCTCATTGAGGCAAATAGTAAAGATACCCATGGTTTAAGGGTATTGTTTGCAGATTTCGGcattttgattttgttaTCAGGCCTCAACAACTTCTGCCTCCGCTTCAAAGTTTTTCACTTGGCATTACATTCCAAACTAAAAGCCAAAGTCACTTCAAGAAGTGAGATAAAAACGAAATATCAAAGGATTTCATGTCTGTCTTCTATCTCTCCATGACCGATAATTATAAATCCAGACCATGTGacttcaaaaaattatctatGTCTCCAGAACGTTTACTAACCCTCTAGATCACatgataaaattaaaactgtgtaaaaaaattattaactcTCccacaatttttttctctttttgCCTTTATGCCTTGCTTATCTAATAAAGGACCTCGAAGGTTAAACATTACGTAGTTAGAATCTTTAGATAAGCCAAGATGAGtaatatcaaaaaataaGGATAGAACAGAAAGAAGTCAGTCTAACTTTTCTTAGTAAACATAGATCAAAGTTAAAAAAGATTTTAgttatatctatatataatgataacatGGCTATCTGTATATTTACTTAAAAAATGTCCCTAGTTTGGAGAAATTCTCATTCTCGAACATCTTACCTACTTACTACCAAAAAACCCTATACTACAG encodes the following:
- the ARN1 gene encoding siderophore transporter (similar to Saccharomyces cerevisiae ARN1 (YHL040C)); protein product: MSSISSGDQAMRLSKIGPIENVHVVSSKEKDIETNETDDDITIRSPPPKKSLVIKQTEVMASVYDKWYYHVVLLVSAFICGYGYGLDGNIRYIYTGYATSSYAEHSLLSTVTVINAVVSAASQIVYSRLSDFFGRFILFVIAIVLYVVGTIIQSQAYDVQRYAAGAIFYNAGYVGVLLILLLILSDFSSLKWRLFYQFAPTWPFIINTWISGNITLAANPLVHWSWDVGMWAFIFPLSCIPMLLCMIHMQWKASKTEEWKELKKEKSYYEKHGLLLTLKELFWRLDIIGVLLMVAWLGCILVPLTLAGGVKSKWNDGRIIGPFVLGFVLVPIFAAWEYFFARDPLIPYALIKDRGVWASMGISFLIDFIFYMASDYLYTVLIVAVHESVKSATRISSLSSFVSTVASPFFALLLTRCSRLKPFIMVGCSLWMLSMGLLYHFRGGEQSHSGIIGALCVWGIGTTLFTYPVNVSVQSATSHENMATVTAINYTCYRLGSAIGAAVSGAIWTQKLYPDILKRVTEVVGATEAVTIATEAYSSPYTFITKYTWGTPVRDAVVESYRYIQRLETIVALVFCVPLIIFSLCLRDAKLTDEIAHENIKEGEYVSKEDSDVFFDWLKKVFGRSKKSDEDA
- the EFM1 gene encoding protein-lysine N-methyltransferase (similar to Saccharomyces cerevisiae YHL039W; ancestral locus Anc_4.1) → MMISGKKYDDFFEWCKANNCFIDDRISFKFTDSAGITAYANSSIPIQQTPLISVPTNLLLTYQNATDFFNWSIAKGGNLPTNNPNAITQLYLSHLKLNPEAKKSQWDKYVEILSLDLNQPYFWTVDQLQQLKGTDLYIKIQQDFATIIQEYIELLQILKVDILDQEKLQTATISHYINSHLPTLLDGKLPWNHFVSYLWSHCIFKSRAFPQLLLNNAGSDVGNINLAFLFPIVDLLNHKNDVVVKWESSNDINNKNDNKVLTFITQETLHVGDQIFNNYGNKSNEELLLGYGFIQENNNNYDYSELTLKLNEETINESLKFCDLQKHDNIVKRDCVSFELNTKEPIPDNLLKFFGFLSKLQTEQVLTLRSILDGSDELYSILLSKLDFFKNHKLPSSNLKPYRLTKQYFNCQRKIFQNSIDYLLKIQKSILKENNNNLTSNLVSFKTILKNDEIFLNSLLQSFGITNFDDIIQKDFLKQSLLLWIVRMSNIESYPSKEQKKLSSWDWLDIQETFREVANSIVIEKEDVMEFIEFYTNAFPKLSNEIPEVYDKGDWKIKQFIIADTVMDILVWTRKLTNEPFFIKKQQPL
- the COF1 gene encoding cofilin (similar to Saccharomyces cerevisiae COF1 (YLL050C); ancestral locus Anc_4.2); the protein is MSRSGVAVADESLSAFNDLKLGKKYKFILFALNDEKTEIVVKETSTDQSYDAFLEKLPENDCLYAVYDFEYEINASEGKRSKIIFFTWSPDVAPIRSKMVYASSKDALRRALNGIAVDIQGTDFSEVSYEDVLDKVSRGKA
- the CBP2 gene encoding Cbp2p (similar to Saccharomyces cerevisiae CBP2 (YHL038C); ancestral locus Anc_4.4), with the translated sequence MPKSANNTLKPWVSLLFASMRRQALAKRFNYRDNVPFLRTRSLNSTIECINHENLTKVPIETYRTLSNIEIPQLQDILIKDINIPKGSSAIQLVRTDKASQSMKHLEIADWASIVPMFINPILPNYELANKNNSQWPEFAMKQTIKLVSTADQNIILNKTLWPQSIFSNNCRAIGVNNQKYNELQGKGKPMTFINPSNGNHLPILILENVGDIPDGCDSIGIFPRFVPEHRKLFHQLDLLDSYGASIDSPPCNHKELEKIKNERTSLIKGFNKSIHNRREAKIKPPKGELTSLKRLLERTISHKTLWSRAKSEDRTCPADVLRCILLSNEIDTNAIRVEFIKSFILYNILTQSWRLNDQLKKDIIDIRNYSSSGQVIDNLNWKSWDLYIWRKHEEINAMELPQNLDDVVLAKERFDEFLKKLLNYQCMIVSEMKHLKTKFLEGTSAPTAPPRAITVSIIFQTILQNNKWIQVFYPGFMTLINDSLPDFGLKLEPNNIHKRQEENMIFEGEKINAIMKAMLDAEAYLYEDKFANNKPLKIVEVTRMENWKLVILSKLPFPKEVAKLLQYNSKIYTQFVNDPEDVDRNGYSMCTFKKMIDKDTFLYLYRLKDFKQLSQEKLMQTIVDEVD